The following proteins come from a genomic window of Gottfriedia acidiceleris:
- a CDS encoding ADP-ribosylglycohydrolase family protein: MEFLNSSNCLLKSFSIRLLYRFDNRSLEKAIELVKREHSDIEAITQLGEGWVGEEAIAISEYCALKYQNDFKKALISAVNHIGDSDSLMSILYSIVYQYF, encoded by the coding sequence GTGGAATTTCTCAATTCCTCCAACTGTTTGCTCAAATCTTTTTCCATCCGTTTATTATACCGTTTCGACAATAGGAGTCTAGAGAAAGCAATAGAGCTTGTAAAAAGAGAACATTCTGATATTGAGGCAATTACTCAACTTGGAGAAGGTTGGGTAGGAGAAGAAGCCATAGCGATATCTGAATATTGTGCTTTGAAGTATCAGAATGATTTTAAAAAAGCATTAATATCTGCAGTTAACCACATTGGGGATAGTGATAGTTTAATGAGTATATTGTATAGTATTGTATATCAATACTTTTAG
- a CDS encoding InlB B-repeat-containing protein, protein MKKRQKKRTISAVALSSAMLINMVLPQSAILAHAESNVDQKNPSDGKFTADEVNRILAGLTPEQKANINKLTGADNTQKIHVDQKDLKNGKNIDVIVQFKVDPAKIQIIKQSLEKGSASAQTFAADYTEAKQKVADAHAKFKAFVKTQPSKQIAGGKEVSSNIEITREYTDAFNGVALSVPPSMVQTIASQADVASIWSVVQYEVEEGTPSAGETATATEAPSTGKPTAGLSLMEVDKLHAEGNTGKFLSGPRKGQRVKVGVLDTGIDYNHPDLYDVTHDANGHIYEGHDFINSKVDADGNEIPIDDHDPMETIYPDWQEARENAPGSVSANYKDYITEHGTHVSGTIAASTTANNNVYSADGVAPDVELHGYRVLGPGGHGNSYSVLSGIDQAVKDKMDVVNLSLGASVNDPFYPTSIAINNATLQGVVCSVSAGNSGPGAATVGAPGAAPLAITVGASTVPEQIPVQTLKFGNTSYQARLFGKHFADADDAFKGLSIPVVDVGQGTEDDYAGRDMSGKIALVQRGGEYLSQKMAHAKDSGAKGMIIWDNTADEATQGYIPNFLGINGDNVYAVSITQAQGEALAKAIKDDPQNAKITFPMTLDAPINKPADELASFSSTGPVKDWSIKPDVIAPGVDIFSTQPYDIWEPNPSKDYKYAYQSMSGTSMAAPHVAGISALVLAAHPDYTPADVKTALMNTAKDVDTDSKTYSVYQVGAGRVDPERAIHSNIKIQVLDKATSVATIDGKDQYTQIDNTTGSFSFGFNGRGEGAKPGSDDVVQSKEFAITNQGSTSKTFKLSSKFITTKFAVSNPVGQGTGNNVKIDFSSGESNVTSLSVDGNSSVKAKATITVPANAVDGTYEGYVNVVNVNDAKESYRMPFTITVAEKGIDFSVDIKAMTLTERYTGNYNPNIGAPGSGYRFSVNSSMESAYVLLKDQDGNYIGVVQNISNISGAGPGVVYGPVQMLVGGLYLPFTKPYNGSLDQTSIGTKPAVLKEGAYSVEMVATDKDGKKFTKEDTLYVDYKAPTLTMDTDSQPGIYEIDPTGYNQGQEIKRFYGTVYDSNMDVMKNNGETTLSDIGTRQPVPVNQGQNTVFGYQDGPFVTTTFRTDGNGRFNFGLEPDDIKASGMKFVIYPQDYAGAGDWYSTKKKFYFIKKGSPYVTFTTSGGVDPALESKGNVVVEPKKPFKVSLATKNGIGMTGGTFTINAGRILEYSNIKLSDDYVNYLRSKGITPTLTVGQPYLDQHTGRNSIDVTISGVSEAGALTKDTQNMKIFEADLTYKDENAYVGPIDEEFNVIQSSFTIDGKDTSVPAFLTNMPLLKQPISQVTGGLFAESFRANSLSGSFTNITKDTGAFITAKDADGNTFVTDNASDTNTVQYQNNTSGTYSITMKASDKPYSIETYMPGHFKGYQTTPVIGYNKFGYQSGSYFDFASMNTPLLLGGDVNGDNVIDMKDLVSEIQAYADFDFLKGVSAPSKEKAEFFTNSTAHRNNDISYAFSGLNGLGSYSFSNIDYNDFYYILKNFGQKNQSAIDAGKVVPEPQLTLTDNLSISSNRGTYTASSYDSKVKTYTLSAGNGLNDVLAKLNFAGPTQKTSGTQLPTFQDLKNGSTVSLIPTSTVLLDDTVWRNAITKVELGVGGNFTDVTNAVVPNTTDKSVSMTPGYVKYDPIQGAIYVPATLKLHGSLFNTTGTYTVRITANGYQPVTTSFTIASVPIPTPTIPMVTDPAKAHIGKDITFNYNFADDANWRNGINKIVVKTRNFTAGIDITNLKDGNGNLYYDISQSGKITFKADLFKTNTTIDPNVGTSYNAPINPGGTNYLPQQYKFEINSTGLDGTIYPLVTIGGDSVYSAMQAIGYGITFDTKGGSAIDPISFGYKPGNSRNGSADRLISNNSLPNGSNPLSVKSGYNFVGWYLVDPITNDMTNVLWDVNLNYASDIKVAAKWQVNYTQNYSPVDLSKPDGDKLGGTVLGEGPVTIKIPDYTTTTPWLKTKNDIAKIDATYYKMKADGTFESTTSTYTLDPTTYDLVDNHDGSGSLTFTTATETYATAHPSEKFAFSQAPYSNGYQLTLTSTGGESVQIPNVKLGYRRHIDLNGGTLNIANDAFFSDKLVNGKTTGIDMPTAAKKVTNGTLSMMPNLYYDAAGTSGQTVPISISTGKVLKNNETYYIAWMKTAPQVTKDVVGNIVGSDLTLPFTDDGTWRNNIKQVSIGSKVLNAGTDYKITYDTVTHKGSITLDKSLFTAGQKVNVNISSEGYMDAQVIDQIIGYTVSFETNGGDAIDSQIVDSRVTKPTEPTKVGYKFIAWYSDATLTTPFDFTSVVTKPMKLYAKYALATSIVTADTTDNALGNEITLEFSDKDWANAITNIKVAGSAIDAANYKIDAAHGTLTIDQSVFKKTGDFIISISAKDYADVTVTQKIVNGNIIRYVLKGEKAPFEVKDQIVVRRITEPTLHGYDLKWFADEDCTIPWDFTNSIYSAKTIYGTWKPAKYTVIYNTQDAGLVVSVKAEYNSYLDETKPTRTGYTFLGWTKDSEGKTPWNFDTDKVTDNMILYAKWSINSYAVHFNSNGGSQVADKTATYNSGITAPTTNRTGYTFVGWTKDEEGKVAWNFDTDKISDDINLYAKWSINAYTIHFNSNGGSQVTDKTANYNSVMSLPKPTRTGYTFVGWYNDATLKTSVGTNVTLTSNITLYAKWNINTYTVKFDSNGGSSVASKTANYNLTISQPASPTRKGYVFLGWYKDATGKVAWNFAKDQVTSNTTIYAKWVAIPAIPSNVKATKDGKTGVKLTWNSVTGATGYEIAKSTSKTGTYTHLADATKPVYTNSGLTKGKTTYYKVRSFKIVGSKKIYSNWTSVIAFVR, encoded by the coding sequence ATGAAAAAGAGACAAAAGAAACGAACAATATCGGCTGTTGCGTTAAGTAGCGCGATGTTGATAAATATGGTCCTACCACAAAGTGCCATTCTTGCACATGCGGAGTCGAATGTTGATCAGAAAAATCCATCTGATGGGAAATTTACAGCAGACGAAGTGAACCGCATTTTGGCTGGATTAACACCGGAACAAAAAGCGAACATCAACAAACTAACTGGCGCGGATAACACACAAAAAATCCACGTTGATCAGAAGGATTTAAAAAACGGAAAAAACATTGACGTCATCGTTCAATTTAAAGTGGATCCAGCAAAGATCCAAATCATAAAGCAATCACTCGAAAAAGGAAGCGCAAGTGCGCAAACATTTGCTGCTGATTACACAGAAGCGAAACAAAAAGTTGCGGATGCACATGCAAAATTTAAAGCGTTTGTGAAGACACAACCGAGTAAGCAAATCGCTGGTGGAAAAGAAGTTTCTTCTAATATAGAAATAACAAGAGAATACACGGATGCATTCAACGGGGTTGCGTTATCGGTTCCTCCTAGTATGGTTCAAACAATTGCTAGTCAGGCGGATGTTGCGTCGATTTGGTCAGTTGTCCAGTACGAAGTAGAAGAAGGAACGCCTTCAGCAGGCGAAACAGCGACAGCGACTGAAGCTCCTTCGACTGGAAAACCAACTGCAGGACTTTCATTAATGGAAGTTGACAAACTACATGCAGAAGGGAACACAGGGAAATTCCTGTCAGGTCCAAGAAAAGGTCAACGAGTAAAAGTCGGGGTACTAGATACAGGGATTGATTACAACCACCCTGATTTATATGACGTAACACACGATGCGAACGGTCATATCTATGAAGGGCACGACTTTATTAACTCAAAAGTGGATGCAGATGGAAACGAGATTCCAATAGATGATCATGACCCGATGGAAACGATCTATCCGGATTGGCAAGAGGCAAGAGAAAATGCACCTGGAAGTGTATCGGCTAATTACAAAGATTATATTACGGAACACGGTACACACGTATCGGGTACAATTGCAGCAAGTACGACAGCGAATAATAACGTTTATTCAGCGGATGGTGTTGCACCAGATGTTGAACTTCACGGGTACCGCGTACTTGGTCCGGGTGGGCATGGTAATTCTTACTCTGTCCTAAGCGGAATTGACCAAGCAGTAAAAGATAAAATGGATGTCGTGAACCTATCACTAGGTGCATCTGTTAATGACCCGTTTTATCCAACGAGTATTGCAATTAACAACGCAACCTTACAAGGTGTCGTTTGTTCAGTCTCTGCAGGAAATTCAGGACCAGGGGCCGCGACAGTTGGGGCACCAGGAGCTGCACCGCTTGCCATTACAGTTGGTGCAAGTACCGTTCCAGAACAAATTCCCGTACAAACCCTAAAATTCGGAAACACGTCTTATCAAGCGCGGTTATTCGGGAAACATTTCGCGGACGCTGATGATGCGTTCAAAGGATTGTCGATTCCAGTCGTCGATGTTGGTCAAGGAACCGAAGATGATTATGCTGGAAGAGACATGAGCGGAAAAATAGCTCTTGTGCAACGCGGAGGCGAGTACTTATCTCAAAAAATGGCTCATGCGAAAGATTCTGGGGCAAAAGGGATGATTATTTGGGATAACACTGCGGATGAAGCAACGCAAGGTTATATTCCAAACTTCTTAGGGATTAACGGTGATAATGTGTATGCTGTTTCCATTACACAAGCACAAGGCGAAGCACTTGCGAAAGCAATCAAAGACGATCCTCAAAACGCAAAGATTACGTTCCCAATGACGCTGGATGCACCAATCAACAAACCGGCTGATGAATTGGCATCGTTCAGTTCAACAGGGCCAGTAAAAGATTGGAGTATCAAACCAGACGTCATCGCACCAGGTGTTGACATTTTCTCAACTCAACCATACGACATATGGGAACCAAATCCTAGTAAAGATTATAAATATGCGTATCAATCGATGTCAGGTACATCAATGGCTGCGCCTCACGTAGCTGGGATTTCAGCGCTTGTATTAGCTGCACATCCGGATTACACACCAGCCGATGTCAAAACGGCCTTAATGAATACAGCAAAAGATGTGGACACGGATTCAAAAACATACAGTGTGTACCAAGTTGGTGCAGGACGTGTGGATCCAGAACGAGCAATTCACTCAAACATCAAAATTCAAGTGTTAGACAAAGCGACAAGTGTTGCAACGATCGATGGGAAAGATCAGTATACACAAATCGATAACACAACAGGTAGCTTCTCGTTTGGATTTAATGGACGTGGAGAAGGGGCAAAACCTGGTTCGGATGATGTTGTACAGTCAAAAGAGTTTGCGATTACAAACCAAGGTTCAACAAGTAAAACATTTAAGCTGAGTTCAAAATTCATCACGACAAAATTTGCGGTTTCAAATCCAGTTGGACAAGGTACCGGAAATAATGTCAAAATCGATTTTTCGTCCGGTGAGTCAAATGTAACGTCTTTAAGTGTGGACGGAAATAGCTCGGTGAAAGCGAAAGCGACAATTACCGTGCCAGCAAACGCAGTAGACGGTACGTACGAAGGATATGTAAATGTTGTGAATGTAAATGATGCGAAAGAATCATACCGCATGCCGTTTACAATTACTGTTGCTGAAAAAGGAATTGATTTTAGTGTAGATATCAAAGCTATGACACTAACCGAGCGTTATACTGGAAACTATAACCCAAATATTGGCGCACCTGGTTCAGGCTATCGATTTTCGGTCAACAGTTCAATGGAAAGCGCCTATGTTCTATTGAAAGATCAAGATGGAAACTATATCGGAGTCGTACAAAATATTAGCAATATCAGTGGCGCTGGTCCTGGGGTTGTTTATGGTCCTGTACAAATGCTTGTTGGTGGACTCTATCTACCATTTACAAAACCATATAATGGCTCACTTGATCAAACTAGCATCGGGACTAAACCTGCGGTTCTGAAAGAAGGCGCCTATTCCGTTGAGATGGTCGCAACGGACAAAGATGGGAAAAAATTCACAAAAGAAGACACGCTTTATGTCGACTATAAAGCCCCTACCTTAACGATGGATACTGATTCGCAGCCGGGTATTTATGAAATCGACCCAACAGGATACAACCAAGGACAAGAAATCAAGAGATTTTATGGAACAGTATACGACTCAAATATGGATGTCATGAAAAACAATGGCGAAACGACGTTAAGTGATATTGGTACGCGTCAACCTGTACCTGTTAATCAAGGGCAGAACACAGTGTTTGGTTATCAAGATGGTCCATTTGTCACGACAACTTTCCGAACGGATGGAAATGGCCGTTTCAATTTCGGCTTAGAGCCTGATGACATTAAGGCAAGTGGAATGAAATTTGTCATCTATCCTCAAGACTATGCAGGAGCAGGTGACTGGTATTCAACGAAGAAAAAGTTTTACTTCATCAAAAAAGGTTCACCATATGTAACCTTCACAACTTCTGGAGGCGTAGACCCAGCATTAGAAAGCAAAGGAAACGTGGTCGTTGAACCGAAAAAACCATTTAAAGTGTCGCTTGCGACGAAAAATGGAATCGGAATGACCGGCGGGACGTTTACAATTAATGCTGGTAGAATCCTTGAGTATTCGAATATTAAGCTTTCTGACGACTATGTAAACTATTTAAGAAGTAAAGGGATCACACCGACACTAACAGTTGGTCAACCTTATTTAGATCAACACACAGGCAGAAATTCAATCGACGTGACGATATCTGGCGTTTCTGAAGCAGGTGCGTTGACGAAAGACACGCAAAACATGAAGATTTTTGAAGCAGATTTGACTTACAAAGATGAGAATGCATATGTTGGCCCAATCGATGAAGAATTCAATGTCATTCAATCGAGCTTCACGATCGACGGAAAAGATACAAGCGTTCCGGCTTTCTTAACGAATATGCCACTTCTCAAACAACCGATCTCACAAGTAACAGGCGGTCTGTTTGCGGAAAGCTTCAGAGCAAACAGTCTAAGCGGAAGTTTTACGAATATTACGAAGGATACAGGCGCGTTCATAACAGCAAAAGATGCCGATGGCAATACGTTTGTAACAGATAACGCAAGCGACACAAACACTGTTCAATACCAAAATAATACGTCAGGCACGTATTCCATTACAATGAAAGCAAGTGACAAACCATATTCAATTGAAACATATATGCCAGGTCACTTCAAAGGCTATCAAACAACGCCAGTGATTGGTTACAACAAATTTGGTTATCAATCAGGTTCATACTTTGATTTCGCATCAATGAACACACCACTTTTACTTGGTGGAGATGTGAATGGCGATAATGTCATTGATATGAAGGATTTAGTTTCAGAAATTCAAGCATATGCTGATTTTGATTTTCTAAAAGGTGTATCAGCGCCTTCTAAGGAAAAAGCGGAATTCTTTACAAATTCTACTGCTCATCGAAATAATGACATTAGCTATGCTTTCTCAGGACTAAATGGATTAGGCAGTTACTCTTTCAGTAATATTGATTACAATGATTTTTACTATATCTTGAAAAACTTTGGTCAGAAAAATCAAAGTGCGATTGATGCAGGTAAGGTCGTCCCAGAACCACAACTTACTTTGACAGACAATCTATCGATTAGTTCAAATAGAGGAACGTATACCGCTTCTTCTTATGATTCGAAAGTGAAAACCTATACGTTATCTGCTGGTAATGGTCTAAACGATGTCTTGGCAAAACTGAATTTTGCAGGTCCAACGCAAAAGACTTCAGGAACGCAATTACCAACTTTCCAAGATTTGAAAAATGGTTCAACTGTTTCGCTGATCCCGACGAGCACTGTGCTATTAGATGATACGGTATGGCGAAATGCGATTACAAAGGTTGAATTAGGAGTAGGCGGTAATTTCACAGATGTAACGAATGCAGTTGTGCCAAATACAACTGATAAATCTGTATCGATGACACCCGGCTACGTCAAATATGACCCGATTCAAGGGGCTATCTATGTACCGGCTACACTAAAATTACACGGTTCGTTATTTAATACAACTGGTACGTACACCGTTCGTATCACAGCGAATGGCTACCAACCAGTCACAACAAGCTTTACCATTGCATCTGTGCCAATTCCAACTCCTACGATTCCAATGGTCACAGATCCAGCAAAAGCGCATATCGGAAAGGATATCACGTTTAACTATAATTTTGCTGACGACGCAAATTGGCGTAATGGGATCAATAAAATCGTTGTCAAAACAAGAAATTTTACAGCAGGAATCGATATTACGAATTTAAAAGATGGAAATGGTAATCTGTATTACGACATTTCGCAATCAGGAAAAATTACATTTAAAGCTGATTTATTTAAAACAAATACAACCATTGATCCGAATGTCGGAACGTCGTATAATGCACCGATTAATCCAGGTGGAACGAACTATTTACCACAACAGTATAAATTCGAAATCAATTCAACTGGTTTAGACGGGACGATTTACCCGTTGGTCACAATCGGTGGAGATAGCGTCTATAGTGCGATGCAAGCAATTGGGTATGGCATTACATTTGATACAAAAGGCGGAAGTGCGATTGATCCAATCTCATTCGGTTATAAACCGGGTAATTCTCGAAATGGTAGCGCAGATAGGTTAATTTCAAATAACTCGCTACCAAATGGAAGTAATCCACTATCTGTTAAATCTGGCTATAATTTTGTTGGATGGTATCTTGTTGATCCGATCACGAATGATATGACAAACGTCTTATGGGATGTAAATCTAAACTATGCGTCAGATATAAAAGTTGCGGCGAAATGGCAAGTGAATTACACGCAAAACTATTCACCTGTTGATTTGTCGAAACCAGATGGTGATAAATTAGGTGGTACCGTACTGGGTGAAGGTCCCGTTACGATTAAAATCCCAGACTATACAACGACAACGCCATGGTTAAAGACAAAGAACGATATCGCAAAAATCGACGCGACGTACTACAAAATGAAAGCAGATGGCACGTTTGAATCAACAACGAGTACGTATACGTTAGACCCAACTACGTATGATTTAGTTGATAATCATGATGGTAGTGGTTCGTTAACGTTCACAACGGCGACAGAAACTTATGCAACAGCTCACCCGAGTGAAAAGTTTGCATTTAGTCAAGCACCATATTCAAACGGTTATCAATTGACACTAACGTCAACAGGTGGGGAATCCGTTCAAATTCCAAATGTGAAACTAGGTTATCGCCGACACATTGATTTAAATGGAGGCACATTAAATATAGCAAATGATGCATTCTTCAGTGACAAACTAGTCAACGGGAAAACAACTGGGATTGATATGCCGACAGCAGCAAAAAAAGTAACAAATGGCACCCTTTCCATGATGCCAAACCTTTATTATGATGCAGCTGGAACAAGCGGACAAACTGTACCAATTTCAATCTCAACTGGTAAAGTATTGAAAAACAATGAAACATACTACATCGCTTGGATGAAAACAGCGCCTCAAGTAACAAAAGATGTCGTAGGAAATATTGTCGGAAGCGATCTCACGTTACCATTTACAGATGACGGAACGTGGCGAAATAATATTAAGCAAGTTAGCATTGGTTCAAAAGTACTAAATGCAGGTACTGATTATAAAATAACGTATGATACAGTCACACACAAAGGTTCAATTACACTTGATAAATCATTGTTTACAGCAGGACAAAAAGTCAATGTAAACATTTCATCAGAAGGCTACATGGATGCGCAGGTGATAGACCAAATCATCGGCTACACTGTATCATTTGAAACAAACGGAGGCGATGCAATCGATTCGCAAATCGTCGACTCACGTGTCACAAAGCCAACTGAGCCAACAAAAGTTGGATACAAATTTATTGCATGGTACAGTGACGCAACGTTAACGACACCGTTTGATTTCACAAGTGTTGTCACAAAACCAATGAAACTGTATGCAAAATATGCCTTAGCAACATCAATCGTAACAGCCGATACAACTGATAATGCGTTAGGCAATGAGATCACACTCGAATTTAGCGACAAAGATTGGGCAAATGCGATTACGAATATCAAAGTGGCTGGCTCAGCAATTGATGCAGCAAACTACAAAATCGATGCAGCACATGGCACGCTAACAATTGATCAGAGTGTATTCAAAAAAACAGGTGACTTTATCATCAGTATTAGTGCAAAAGACTATGCAGATGTGACCGTGACGCAAAAAATCGTAAACGGAAACATCATTCGTTATGTTCTAAAAGGTGAAAAAGCACCATTTGAGGTAAAAGACCAAATCGTCGTACGTCGTATCACAGAACCAACCTTACACGGATACGATTTAAAATGGTTCGCAGATGAAGATTGCACAATCCCTTGGGATTTCACAAATTCGATTTACTCTGCAAAAACAATTTACGGAACATGGAAACCAGCTAAATACACTGTCATTTATAACACACAAGATGCTGGACTAGTCGTATCAGTAAAAGCTGAGTACAACTCATACCTTGATGAAACAAAACCAACAAGAACAGGCTATACGTTCCTTGGATGGACGAAAGATTCTGAAGGTAAAACACCATGGAACTTTGATACTGACAAAGTAACAGATAACATGATCCTTTATGCGAAATGGAGTATTAATTCGTACGCTGTTCACTTTAATAGTAATGGCGGTAGTCAAGTTGCTGACAAAACTGCAACATATAACTCAGGGATCACTGCACCGACAACAAACAGAACAGGCTACACGTTCGTTGGATGGACCAAAGATGAGGAAGGCAAAGTAGCTTGGAACTTTGATACTGACAAAATATCGGACGATATAAACCTATATGCGAAATGGAGCATTAACGCTTATACGATTCACTTTAATAGCAATGGTGGCAGTCAAGTGACTGATAAAACAGCTAATTATAATAGTGTAATGAGTTTACCAAAACCAACAAGAACAGGCTATACATTCGTTGGATGGTACAATGATGCAACGTTAAAAACGTCAGTAGGAACAAACGTAACATTAACAAGTAACATCACACTTTATGCAAAATGGAACATTAACACGTATACTGTTAAATTTGACAGTAACGGAGGAAGTTCAGTTGCTTCAAAAACAGCAAATTACAATTTAACAATTAGCCAACCAGCGTCACCAACAAGAAAAGGTTATGTATTCCTTGGATGGTACAAAGATGCAACAGGTAAAGTAGCATGGAATTTTGCGAAAGACCAAGTAACGAGTAACACAACCATTTACGCAAAATGGGTTGCAATTCCAGCGATACCATCGAACGTAAAAGCAACAAAAGACGGAAAAACGGGTGTCAAATTAACGTGGAACAGTGTAACAGGTGCAACGGGATATGAAATTGCAAAATCAACTTCAAAAACTGGCACTTACACTCACTTAGCAGATGCTACAAAACCAGTTTACACAAACAGCGGCTTAACGAAAGGAAAAACGACCTACTACAAAGTACGTTCTTTCAAAATCGTTGGTTCGAAAAAAATCTACAGCAACTGGACAAGTGTCATCGCATTCGTCCGTTAA
- a CDS encoding transposase, with protein sequence MAKKGQQFQSYSEEFKLKAVMKYVNGNQSYRVLAEELGIRHCTQLKVWVKKWKSGEPFDVRGGVINPFKGRPRTKFKSVEEERDYLKAQVDYLKKQYPNLIKE encoded by the coding sequence ATGGCAAAAAAAGGGCAACAGTTTCAAAGTTATTCAGAAGAATTTAAATTAAAAGCAGTGATGAAGTATGTGAATGGTAACCAAAGTTATCGAGTGTTAGCGGAGGAACTAGGAATTCGACATTGCACCCAACTTAAAGTTTGGGTTAAAAAGTGGAAAAGTGGCGAACCATTTGATGTTCGAGGTGGCGTTATAAATCCATTTAAAGGTAGACCACGAACAAAATTTAAATCGGTAGAAGAAGAAAGAGACTACTTAAAAGCGCAGGTAGATTACTTAAAAAAGCAGTATCCAAATCTGATAAAGGAGTAG
- a CDS encoding IS3 family transposase gives MGRRRKRLLKSAGRLLKKAVSKSDKGVDDIPQKIKYEIIEELKDSHPITWLLEISYVKPASYYKWRRTKINSEIKVEEEQDIREHMISVHLLNPEFGYPRMTDSLKENGYKINHKKVYRLMKEMRIQSIIRKKRKRHGKTPSIIYPNRLQRKFRATGPNQKMVTDITYVSDGKQFYYLSVIQDLFNNEIVGWQLSKRNDLELVLKTVTQWVRKKDVAEAVLHSDQGFQYTSKAYNKRLEDYGIKGSHSRKGNCLDNACIESFFSHLKTEKLYIKQCKSEDEIRQAIEDYIYHYNYKRFQKKLKKRAPVEYRHALAA, from the coding sequence ATCGGTAGAAGAAGAAAGAGACTACTTAAAAGCGCAGGTAGATTACTTAAAAAAGCAGTATCCAAATCTGATAAAGGAGTAGATGATATCCCTCAAAAAATAAAGTATGAAATAATTGAAGAACTAAAAGATTCCCATCCAATTACTTGGTTATTAGAAATCTCGTATGTGAAGCCTGCGAGCTATTATAAATGGAGACGCACAAAAATAAATAGTGAGATCAAAGTTGAAGAGGAACAGGATATACGAGAACACATGATAAGTGTTCATCTACTTAATCCAGAGTTTGGATACCCACGGATGACTGACAGTTTAAAAGAAAATGGCTACAAGATTAATCATAAAAAAGTGTATCGCCTAATGAAGGAAATGAGGATTCAATCGATCATTCGAAAGAAAAGAAAACGACATGGAAAGACTCCTTCAATTATCTATCCTAATCGACTTCAGAGAAAATTTAGGGCAACAGGACCTAATCAAAAAATGGTTACGGATATTACTTATGTTTCGGATGGTAAACAATTTTATTATTTATCGGTCATTCAAGATCTATTTAATAATGAAATAGTAGGTTGGCAGCTATCAAAACGTAATGACCTTGAACTTGTTTTGAAAACAGTTACGCAATGGGTAAGAAAAAAAGACGTAGCTGAAGCCGTTCTCCATTCAGATCAAGGCTTTCAGTATACGTCTAAGGCATACAATAAACGATTAGAGGATTATGGCATAAAAGGCAGCCACTCTCGCAAAGGAAACTGCCTAGATAACGCCTGCATTGAATCCTTCTTTTCGCATCTCAAAACAGAGAAATTGTATATAAAACAGTGTAAATCAGAAGATGAAATTAGACAAGCGATCGAGGACTATATTTACCACTATAATTACAAACGTTTTCAAAAAAAATTAAAAAAACGCGCGCCAGTTGAATACCGACACGCATTGGCAGCATAG
- a CDS encoding YbjQ family protein: MIVVTTENIEGYKLVEVKGPVFGVIVRSRGLGGDILAGLKSLVGGEIKQYTAMLEDARKEAMDRMTKNASEMDANAIIMMRFDSGEIGQNMSEIVAYGTAVLVEKI, translated from the coding sequence ATGATCGTAGTTACAACTGAAAACATTGAAGGGTATAAACTAGTTGAAGTAAAAGGACCTGTATTTGGAGTAATTGTTCGTAGTAGAGGACTAGGTGGCGATATTTTAGCTGGTCTAAAAAGTCTTGTAGGTGGTGAAATCAAACAATATACTGCCATGCTTGAGGATGCGAGAAAAGAAGCAATGGATCGAATGACTAAAAATGCTAGCGAAATGGATGCAAATGCAATTATCATGATGCGCTTTGATTCAGGTGAAATAGGGCAAAACATGAGTGAAATTGTCGCTTATGGAACTGCAGTTTTAGTCGAGAAAATATGA